A region from the Brassica napus cultivar Da-Ae chromosome C8, Da-Ae, whole genome shotgun sequence genome encodes:
- the LOC106418250 gene encoding uncharacterized protein LOC106418250: MREVVVHIYEATNSGSEIDRFHKDGIGPIGGGGGGVVFHSAIQVYGDDEWSYGYYCEQASRVFSCPSTKNPMYTYREKIILGKTDCTIFTVDQILRDLTTEWSEYTYDLFSKNCNHFCDVLCHRLGVPKLPGWVNRFAHAGDTALGVAVDTTMPVKEAKAELVSTSKVANHFLSDVSSDVTNTTNGPPQRPGTINKSDNGKMKMQGSWKMVAKRSRSSTKRAKKQVARSQDVEAEYKSATSTSAEGDSGSEKLGVSVLGQHFAERVEHVPLKKRRFMVPSPSPLNRSFARDEDSQLRAQIKHSLPVSRLNPNLMGGKTSKVSDDKPDCGGHDFFGIKILAEVACSSGMSSEITSAVDRQLVEHVREQDALTFSPNDSSTGTVDVSGKDTTIVSSDKGGEGKSKIVVPQNALVDTLGNALAADQSESSTDRPRENLEAGDSRNLAPQSEPATVSENVSGDDRTGKSKNSECLTDDRLHWDLNLPTDAWGQPCDVVDETSRRSSDGEVTESITESRHVEGSKDYSTGLIASDVCMNSQLLSGPSAEESVRNGKECQSGYDSQFEDGELREPYPWEENEGDSEDVEQVDYGSEPENERLYSLAESNENKLEDIKKEILAETKCGAVKCKSSDVQEGNNDVEKHVVVCMNNSHSKGSSPSRSFRSKQFRESPSHEPIRRRRPDSYEELSERDVGPNKFVGRERTEMRMQNRSPRRRQFSGWDSRRRFSPPIYKDGEYRFRRQALVEDRVMLSGFDQPGPSPGSHGYVRRHFSNEGYQGRFRRFPDGNGNRDFRDANRSFPPGEANDYPNRMHINRMNGRRERRNSPPVFRRLHDPQSRSRSRSRSPVSWNGRNRSPQGFRGEENRMERVRFPFQKRFPLNQETGFMLQQRNQRNSRCFDGRNNDGGWENHHHNNLRGRTGRMFRSEQRFDNNMRRVNSENNSNFRPYVRHNNNRRFGDGDGGGSRGEGFKYEGAEEKNESMYEMVHRAQVMEEDGGRLRLDGEQLDTLVSNDNKKKNEASLTNRI; encoded by the exons ATGAGGGAGGTTGTTGTGCACATATACGAAGCGACAAACAGTGGATCGGAGATTGATAGGTTCCATAAAGACGGGATCGGTCCTATAggaggcggcggcggcggcgtcGTATTCCACAGCGCGATTCAG GTGTATGGGGATGATGAATGGTCTTATGGGTATTATTGTGAACAAGCAAGTCGTGTGTTCAGCTGTCCTAGTACCAAGAACCCTATGTACACTTATCGTGAGAAGATTATTCTCGGGAAGACTGATTGCACCATCTTCACGGTTGATCAGATACTGCGTGACCTCACCACGGAATGGTCTGAATACACTTATGATTTGTTTTCCAAAAACTGCAATCACTTCTGCGATGTACTCTGTCACAGGCTTGGTGTGCCTAAGCTCCCAG GTTGGGTGAATCGCTTTGCTCATGCTGGTGACACAGCCTTGGGAGTGGCAGTAGACACAACAATGCCG GTAAAGGAAGCCAAAGCTGAACTTGTATCAACTAGTAAAGTGGCGAATCACTTCCTTTCGGATGTTTCATCGGACGTAACTAATACCACCAATGGCCCACCACAACGGCCTGGAACCATCAACAAATCAGACAATGGGAAAATGAAAATGCAAGGCTCTTGGAAAATGGTGGCTAAACGTAGTAGGAGTTCAACAAAGCGTGCTAAGAAACAAGTTGCACGTTCTCAGGATGTCGAAGCAGAATACAAGAGTGCAACAAGTACATCAGCCGAAGGAGATTCTGGATCAGAAAAG CTTGGTGTTTCTGTTCTAGGCCAGCATTTCGCAGAAAGAGTAGAGCATGTTCCGTTAAAGAAACGGAGATTTATGGTTCCCTCTCCATCACCTTTGAATAGATCCTTTGCTCGTGATGAAGACTCACAACTTCGTGCACAGATCAAACACTCTCTGCCTGTTTCACGGTTGAACCCTAATCTAATGGGCGGGAAAACATCAAAAGTCTCTGATGATAAACCTGACTGCGGTGGTCACGACTTCTTTGGTATTAAGATACTTGCAGAGGTTGCTTGCAGTAGTGGCATGAGTAGCGAAATTACATCCGCAGTAGACCGTCAGCTTGTTGAACATGTACGAGAGCAAGATGCTTTGACCTTTTCTCCTAATGATTCATCAACCGGAACTGTTGATGTCTCAGGGAAAGATACTACGATTGTGTCCAGTGACAAGGGTGGGGAAGGCAAGAGCAAAATCGTAGTGCCTCAAAATGCTTTGGTTGATACTTTGGGTAACGCTTTGGCTGCTGATCAGAGTGAATCCTCAACAGATAGGCCAAGGGAAAATTTGGAAGCTGGTGATAGCAGAAATTTAGCACCTCAGAGTGAGCCGGCTACTGTGTCAGAAAATGTATCTGGTGATGATCGCACTGGAAAGAGTAAGAATTCTGAATGCCTTACAGATGATAGGTTACATTGGGATTTAAATCTTCCAACAGATGCATGGGGTCAGCCTTGTGATGTAGTCGATGAGACATCCAGAAGATCCTCTGATGGAGAAGTCACCGAATCCATTACTGAGAGCAGACATGTTGAGGGTAGCAAGGACTACTCGACTGGCCTGATTGCATCAGATGTTTGCATGAATTCTCAATTGTTGTCTGGGCCTAGTGCTGAAGAATCTGTTCGAAATGGAAAGGAGTGCCAATCTGGTTATGATTCCCAGTTCGAGGATGGAGAGTTGAGAGAACCATACCCTTGGGAAGAAAACGAGGGTGATAGTGAAGATGTTGAACAAGTGGATTATGGGTCTGAGCCAGAGAATGAGCGGTTGTACTCTTTGGCTGAGAGTAATGAGAATAAGCTAGAGGACATTAAGAAGGAAATCCTGGCAGAGACAAAGTGTGGAGCTGTCAAGTGTAAATCTAGCGATGTGCAGGAAGGAAACAATGATGTAGAGAAGCATGTCGTGGTTTGCATGAATAATTCACATTCAAAAGGGTCTTCTCCATCAAGGAGCTTCAGGTCAAAACAATTCAGGGAGTCACCTTCACATGAACCCATCCGAAGGAGAAG GCCTGATAGCTACGAAGAGCTTAGTGAGAGAGACGTTGGTCCAAATAAGTTCGTCGGGAGAGAGAGAACAGAGATGCGTATGCAAAACAGGAGTCCTAGGAGAAGACAGTTCAGCGGCTGGGATTCTAGACGTCGCTTCTCCCCACCTATATACAAAGATGGTGAATACCGTTTCAGACGTCAAGCCCTTGTGGAGGACCGAGTTATGCTGAGTGGCTTTGACCAGCCAGGCCCAAGTCCTGGTTCTCATGGCTATGTTCGTAGGCATTTCTCAAATGAAGGATACCAGGGTCGGTTCAGAAGGTTTCCAGATGGCAATGGGAATCGTGATTTCAGAGACGCAAATCGTTCCTTCCCTCCCGGTGAGGCGAACGACTATCCAAATCGCATGCACATCAACCGGATGAATGGtaggagagagagaaggaacTCCCCTCCCGTCTTCAGGAGATTGCACGACCCTCAATCACGGTCCAGGTCCAGAAGTCGCTCTCCAGTTTCATGGAACGGGCGGAACAGATCTCCTCAAGGGTTCCGGGGGGAAGAAAACAGGATGGAGAGAGTGAGGTTCCCGTTCCAGAAACGGTTTCCTCTCAACCAAGAGACGGGATTCATGTTGCAGCAAAGAAACCAGCGAAACTCAAGGTGTTTTGATGGGAGAAACAATGATGGCGGATGGGAGAATCATCATCATAATAACTTGAGGGGAAGAACAGGAAGGATGTTTAGATCAGAGCAGAGATTTGACAACAACATGAGAAGGGTGAACTCGGAGAACAATAGTAATTTCAGACCATATGTGCggcataataataatagaaggtttggtgatggtgatggtggtggAAGCCGAGGAGAAGGGTTTAAGTATGAGGGAGCGGAGGAGAAGAATGAGAGCATGTATGAGATGGTGCACCGGGCTCAGGTAATGGAAGAAGATGGTGGACGGTTAAGATTAGATGGAGAACAACTAGACACTCTTGTTTCCAACGACAATAAGAAGAAGAACGAGGCGTCATTAACAAATAGAATATGA